A section of the Engraulis encrasicolus isolate BLACKSEA-1 chromosome 8, IST_EnEncr_1.0, whole genome shotgun sequence genome encodes:
- the rwdd2b gene encoding RWD domain-containing protein 2B, giving the protein MALEEAEAQLAELELLTSMFPSEEEFVVTDQLAFAELRDYVEGVSSVPPQSRPDFLIKHRMDTESTKEVDVTISCTYLSDYPKVLPEISVRCAQLSRAQQTQLHADLQAYLLENCCGEVCLLPALEWVKDNAGQYIDRSTQATLPPKRDTAAVPTQEMFTRLWIYSHHIYNKVKRKNILEWSKELKLTGFCMPGKPGVVCVEGLRTLCDEFWGRVKVLTWKRIMIRHREDIPLDTGHCDSPDESIASLRKFTGFEEAMFDPHGNRGNHMDLGQLYQFLSEKGCGEIFQLYFGIEGK; this is encoded by the exons ATGGCTTTGGAAGAAGCAGAGGCACAGCTCGCCGAGCTTGAACTTCTGACCAGCATGTTTCCCAGTGAAGAAGAATTTGTTGTCACAGATCAACTGGCTTTTGCAGAACTCAGGGACTATGTTGAGGGGGTGTCCAGTGTACCCCCACAGTCAAGACCTGACTTTTTAATCAAACACAGAATGGACACTGAAAGCACAAAGGAG GTGGATGTGACCATTTCGTGCACCTATTTGTCAGACTACCCCAAAGTCCTTCCTGAGATTTCTGTCAG GTGTGCACAGCTTAGTCGAGCTCAGCAAACGCAGCTGCACGCCGACCTCCAGGCCTACCTGCTGGAGAACTGCTGTGGAGAGGTGTGTTTGTTACCTGCATTGGAATGGGTCAAAGACAACGCCGGCCAGTACATTGACAGGAGCACGCAAGCCACACTGCCTCCCAAGAGAGACACAGCAGCAGTTCCCACGCAGGAGATGTTCACTCGCCTGTGGATCTACAGCCATCACATCTACAACAAGGTCAAGAGGAAGAACATTCTAGAATGGTCTAAGGAACTCAAGCTGACGGGATTCTGCATGCCAGGCAAGCCTGGGGTTGTCTGTGTGGAGGGCCTAAGGACACTTTGTGACGAGTTTTGGGGCAG AGTGAAAGTGCTGACATGGAAGCGGATAATGATTCGCCATCGAGAGGATATTCCTCTGGACACCGGCCATTGTGACAGCCCAGACGAGAGCATTGCCTCGCTCCGCAAGTTCACCGGGTTCGAGGAGGCTATGTTTGATCCCCATGGAAACCGGGGAAATCACATGGACCTTGGGCAGCTGTACCAGTTCCTCAGCGAGAAGGGATGCGGGGAGATTTTCCAGTTGTACTTTGGGATTGAGGGGAAATAG